In Achromobacter pestifer, the DNA window GCCCGCCGTCCTGGAAATGGGCTGCTACGGCATCGGCGTGACCCGCATCGTGGGCGCGGCCATCGAGCAGAACCACGACGCCCGCGGCATCATCTGGCCGCGTGCGATCGCCCCCTTCGAGGTGGTAATCTGCCCGGTCGGCTGGGGCAAAAGTGAAACTGTGCGTGACACCGCGCTGAAGCTCTACGAATCCCTGCTGGCGCGCGGCGTGGACGTCATCCTGGATGACCGCGATGCCCGTCCGGGCGTGATGTTTGCTGAATGGGAGCTGATCGGCGCGCCCTTGCGTGTAACAGTTGGAGAACGTGGCTTGAACGATGGTGTGGTGGAATTGCAGGCCCGTCGGGAAACCGAAGCGGCCAAGATTCCGGTAGAGTCCGCGCTTGAAGCCGTGCTGACGAAACTCGACACGCTGTAAACCTTATAGTAACTACGGACTTTTCGCGTCCCGACTGCCCTTTCCTATCCATCGTGACCGATCCGAAGTCCGCCGAATCCGTCCTGCAGGTCCGTGTCTACTACGAAGACACGGATGCAGGCGGAGTGGTTTTCTACGCCAACTACTTGAAATTCCTGGAGCGCGCACGCACCGAGTGGCTGCGCGACCTGGGGGTCAACCAGTCCAATCTGGCGCTCAGCGAGCAACGTCTATTCGTTGTCCGCTCCCTGGACATGTCTTACCGCAAGCCGGCCAGGCTGGACGATTTGCTTACCATACGCAGCCGAGTCACACGACTGGGCCGCGCTTCGATACACTTCGCGCAACGCGCGGAACGCGACGGGGAACTGCTTGCCGAAGGCAACATCCAAGTCTGCTGCGTCGATGCCATTCACATGCGGCCGGCGGAGTTGCCGGCTGACGTTCGCGCCAAACTGGAATTCATTCAGGAATAACCATGCAAGTCACCAACGACATGTCGTTGCTTTCGCTGATTTCGCACGCCAGCGTGCCGGTCCAGCTGATCATGCTGATGCTGTTGGGCATTTCGATCATGTCCTGGACCTACATCTTCGCCAAACGGCTGGCGATCAAGCGGGCCCATGCCCAGACCCGCCGCTTCGAAGACGATTTCTGGTCGGGCGGCGACCTGTCCATGCTGCAGCAGGCCGTGGCCTCGCGCCGCGATGAGCAAGGCGCGCTGGCCCGCATCTTCGATGCCGGCATGACCGAATTCCTGAAGGCCCGACGCGGCAACGCCTCCGGCGATGCCACCGCCCTGCTGGACGGCCCCCGCCGCGCCATGCGCGCCGCCTATCAGCGCGAGATGGATTCGCTGGAATCGCACCTGAACTTCCTGGCCTCGGCCGGTTCCGTGTCCCCTTACATCGGCCTGCTGGGTACGGTCTGGGGGATCATGCACGCCTTCATCGGCCTGTCGAACATGCAGCAGGCCACGCTGGCCTCGGTGGCTCCCGGTATCGCGGAAGCGCTGATCGCCACCGCCATCGGCCTGTTCGCGGCAATTCCGGCCGTGGTCGCCTACAACCGCTTCACGAACGACATCGATCGCATCTCGATCCGTTTCGACAGCTTCGTCGATGAATTCCTGAACATTCTGCAACGGCAGGTGCGCTAATGCCCTCGGTAAGCTCACGCGGCAGGTCCGGCCGCCGCATGAAGGCCGACATCAACGTGGTGCCGTACATCGACGTGATGCTGGTGCTGCTGGTCATCTTCATGGTGACCGCTCCCCTCATCACGCCCGGCCTGATCCAGCTGCCCTCGGTCGGCGCGGCCTCGGACGTGCCGGTCAAGCCGCTGGAAGTCCAGATTTCGGAAGACGGCAAGATCGCCCTGCGCATGCGCGAACCCGGCGCCACCATGCAGGACATCGCGCGCCCCGAGCTGGTGGCGCAGGTGCGTTCGCGCATTACCGCGGAAACCCCGGTGGTCATCGCCGCCGACGGCAAGGTGCCCTACGAAACGGTCGTGAAGGTCATGGATGAACTTCGCACCAGCGGCATCACCCGCCTGGGCCTGCTGGTGGACCAGTCCGCCGGCGCTTCCCAGCCCGCACCCGCGAAAAAACGCTAACGCGACGCCTTCCGCCGGCGCCGCCGGCATGCAACGCTCATGACGCCACCCATAATCCGACACCGCAGCGGCCCCCCGGCCACCCCGCCCAACCACGACAACCGGAAGGCGATGATCCTGGCCGTGGCCGTGCACGTGCTGCTGCTGATCGTCTTGATCTTTGGCGTGAACTGGCGCTCCGAGAGCCCCGGCCCCGTGCAGGTGCAACTCTGGGCAGACGGCAACTCGCCCGACTCCCCGCCGCCCACGCCGCAACCCGAACCCCCTAAGCCGCAGCCCAAGCCGGAACCGAAGCCGGAGCCTGAAAAGGCGCCCGAGCCTCCCCCGCCGCCGCCCCCCAAGCCCGAGCCCGAGCCCCAAGCCCAGCCCAAGACCGAGGAAGTCGACCCCGAGATCGCGCTGCAGGAAGCCAAGAAGAAGCGCGAGCAAGAGGAAAAGGCGCGCCAGGCCGCCGAAGCCGCCAAGGAAAAGGCGCGCCTCGACGAAGAGCGCAAGCAGGCCGAGCTGAAGGAAAAGAAGCGCCTGGAGCAGGAACGCCAGGCCGCTGAAAAGGCTGCCGCCGAAAAGGCCGCCGAGAAAGCCGCCGCCGACAAGGCTGCCGCCGAGAAGAAGGCCAAGGACGACGCCGCCAAGAAGGCCGCGGCGGAAAAGGCTGCTGCCGAAAAGGCCGCTGCCGACAAGGCTGCGGAGGAAAAGGCTGAAAAGGCGGCCGCCGAGAAGGCGGCCGCCGAGAAAAAAGCCGCGGCCGAGAAGAAGGCCAAGGAAGAAGCCGCCAAGAAGGCCGCCGCCGACAAGGCGCTGAAGGATGCCTTCCGCAACGACGCCCTGGGCGCCGCCGGCATTCCCGGCGGCACGGCCGACCGCAACCAGGCGGGCGGCGGACGCGACAGCGGCTATGGCGCCAAGGTCCGCGCCTGCGTGCA includes these proteins:
- the ybgC gene encoding tol-pal system-associated acyl-CoA thioesterase; the encoded protein is MTDPKSAESVLQVRVYYEDTDAGGVVFYANYLKFLERARTEWLRDLGVNQSNLALSEQRLFVVRSLDMSYRKPARLDDLLTIRSRVTRLGRASIHFAQRAERDGELLAEGNIQVCCVDAIHMRPAELPADVRAKLEFIQE
- the tolQ gene encoding protein TolQ codes for the protein MQVTNDMSLLSLISHASVPVQLIMLMLLGISIMSWTYIFAKRLAIKRAHAQTRRFEDDFWSGGDLSMLQQAVASRRDEQGALARIFDAGMTEFLKARRGNASGDATALLDGPRRAMRAAYQREMDSLESHLNFLASAGSVSPYIGLLGTVWGIMHAFIGLSNMQQATLASVAPGIAEALIATAIGLFAAIPAVVAYNRFTNDIDRISIRFDSFVDEFLNILQRQVR
- the tolR gene encoding protein TolR, producing the protein MPSVSSRGRSGRRMKADINVVPYIDVMLVLLVIFMVTAPLITPGLIQLPSVGAASDVPVKPLEVQISEDGKIALRMREPGATMQDIARPELVAQVRSRITAETPVVIAADGKVPYETVVKVMDELRTSGITRLGLLVDQSAGASQPAPAKKR
- the tolA gene encoding cell envelope integrity protein TolA, producing the protein MTPPIIRHRSGPPATPPNHDNRKAMILAVAVHVLLLIVLIFGVNWRSESPGPVQVQLWADGNSPDSPPPTPQPEPPKPQPKPEPKPEPEKAPEPPPPPPPKPEPEPQAQPKTEEVDPEIALQEAKKKREQEEKARQAAEAAKEKARLDEERKQAELKEKKRLEQERQAAEKAAAEKAAEKAAADKAAAEKKAKDDAAKKAAAEKAAAEKAAADKAAEEKAEKAAAEKAAAEKKAAAEKKAKEEAAKKAAADKALKDAFRNDALGAAGIPGGTADRNQAGGGRDSGYGAKVRACVQPGVAYPPPARNGSENPTAQYRVQLGSDGKVNGVTLTSSSGNVGFDRAVETGIRRCNPFPKPSTGRYEPIIDVVYRMYD